One part of the Alligator mississippiensis isolate rAllMis1 chromosome 3, rAllMis1, whole genome shotgun sequence genome encodes these proteins:
- the BPHL gene encoding valacyclovir hydrolase isoform X1, whose translation MALRLLPAAAAALRLRGPAAAYGTSVTSAKIQVNGVHLHYQQTGQGDLAVLLLPGMLGCGETDFGPQLKSLNKQLFTIIAWDPRGYGHSIPPARDFPPDFFERDAKDAVDLMQALKFKKFSMLGWSDGGITALIAAAKYPSLIHKLVVWGANSSVTKEDIKLYNAIRDVSKWSEKVRKPMEEMYGHDYFARTCEAWVNGISQFAEKSGGNICEHLLPHIVCPTFIIHGAKDPLVPPFHPEYLHKNIRGARLLVIPEGKHNLHLRFAEEFNTEVEKFLAEA comes from the exons CACTTCAGTAACCTCTGCTAAAATCCAAGTGAACGGAGTCCACCTGCATTACCAGCAGACAGGACAAGGAGATCTTGCAGTTCTGCTGCTTCCCGGAATGTTAG GGTGTGGTGAAACGGATTTTGGACCTCAGCTCAAGTCTCTGAACAAGCAGCTCTTCACAATAATAGCCTGGGATCCTCGAGGATATGGACATTCCATCCCTCCAGCTCGAGATTTTCCTCCAGATTTCTTTGAAAGGGATGCAAAAGATGCTGTTGATCTGATGCAG GCACTGAAGTTCAAGAAGTTCTCCATGCTGGGATGGAGCGATGGTGGAATTACAGCACTCATAGCAGCTGCGAAGTACCCATCTCTTATTCATAAGTTGGTTGTTTGGGGAGCAAACTCCAGTGTCACCAAGGAGGATATTAAACTTTACAACG CTATCCGAGACGTTTCAAAATGGAGTGAGAAAGTCAGGAAACCAATGGAAGAAATGTATGGACATGACTATTTTGCCAGAacctgtgaagcttgggtgaatGGAATATCTCAATTTGCTGAAAAGTCAGGTG gtaacATTTGTGAACATTTACTGCCACACATTGTGTGTCCAACGTTTATAATACATGGTGCGAAAGACCCTTTGGTACCACCGTTTCACCCAGAATATCTTCACAAGAACATCCGAGGAGCACG GCTGCTCGTGATACCAGAAGGCAAGCACAATCTACACTTGCGCTTTGCAGAGGAATTCAACACAGAAGTGGAAAAATTCCTAGCAGAAGCCTGA
- the BPHL gene encoding valacyclovir hydrolase isoform X2 encodes MALRLLPAAAAALRLRGPAAAYGTSVTSAKIQVNGVHLHYQQTGQGDLAVLLLPGMLGCGETDFGPQLKSLNKQLFTIIAWDPRGYGHSIPPARDFPPDFFERDAKDAVDLMQALKFKKFSMLGWSDGGITALIAAAKYPSLIHKLVVWGANSSVTKEDIKLYNAIRDVSKWSEKVRKPMEEMYGHDYFARTCEAWVNGISQFAEKSGNICEHLLPHIVCPTFIIHGAKDPLVPPFHPEYLHKNIRGARLLVIPEGKHNLHLRFAEEFNTEVEKFLAEA; translated from the exons CACTTCAGTAACCTCTGCTAAAATCCAAGTGAACGGAGTCCACCTGCATTACCAGCAGACAGGACAAGGAGATCTTGCAGTTCTGCTGCTTCCCGGAATGTTAG GGTGTGGTGAAACGGATTTTGGACCTCAGCTCAAGTCTCTGAACAAGCAGCTCTTCACAATAATAGCCTGGGATCCTCGAGGATATGGACATTCCATCCCTCCAGCTCGAGATTTTCCTCCAGATTTCTTTGAAAGGGATGCAAAAGATGCTGTTGATCTGATGCAG GCACTGAAGTTCAAGAAGTTCTCCATGCTGGGATGGAGCGATGGTGGAATTACAGCACTCATAGCAGCTGCGAAGTACCCATCTCTTATTCATAAGTTGGTTGTTTGGGGAGCAAACTCCAGTGTCACCAAGGAGGATATTAAACTTTACAACG CTATCCGAGACGTTTCAAAATGGAGTGAGAAAGTCAGGAAACCAATGGAAGAAATGTATGGACATGACTATTTTGCCAGAacctgtgaagcttgggtgaatGGAATATCTCAATTTGCTGAAAAGTCAG gtaacATTTGTGAACATTTACTGCCACACATTGTGTGTCCAACGTTTATAATACATGGTGCGAAAGACCCTTTGGTACCACCGTTTCACCCAGAATATCTTCACAAGAACATCCGAGGAGCACG GCTGCTCGTGATACCAGAAGGCAAGCACAATCTACACTTGCGCTTTGCAGAGGAATTCAACACAGAAGTGGAAAAATTCCTAGCAGAAGCCTGA
- the BPHL gene encoding valacyclovir hydrolase isoform X3, which produces MLGCGETDFGPQLKSLNKQLFTIIAWDPRGYGHSIPPARDFPPDFFERDAKDAVDLMQALKFKKFSMLGWSDGGITALIAAAKYPSLIHKLVVWGANSSVTKEDIKLYNAIRDVSKWSEKVRKPMEEMYGHDYFARTCEAWVNGISQFAEKSGGNICEHLLPHIVCPTFIIHGAKDPLVPPFHPEYLHKNIRGARLLVIPEGKHNLHLRFAEEFNTEVEKFLAEA; this is translated from the exons ATGTTAG GGTGTGGTGAAACGGATTTTGGACCTCAGCTCAAGTCTCTGAACAAGCAGCTCTTCACAATAATAGCCTGGGATCCTCGAGGATATGGACATTCCATCCCTCCAGCTCGAGATTTTCCTCCAGATTTCTTTGAAAGGGATGCAAAAGATGCTGTTGATCTGATGCAG GCACTGAAGTTCAAGAAGTTCTCCATGCTGGGATGGAGCGATGGTGGAATTACAGCACTCATAGCAGCTGCGAAGTACCCATCTCTTATTCATAAGTTGGTTGTTTGGGGAGCAAACTCCAGTGTCACCAAGGAGGATATTAAACTTTACAACG CTATCCGAGACGTTTCAAAATGGAGTGAGAAAGTCAGGAAACCAATGGAAGAAATGTATGGACATGACTATTTTGCCAGAacctgtgaagcttgggtgaatGGAATATCTCAATTTGCTGAAAAGTCAGGTG gtaacATTTGTGAACATTTACTGCCACACATTGTGTGTCCAACGTTTATAATACATGGTGCGAAAGACCCTTTGGTACCACCGTTTCACCCAGAATATCTTCACAAGAACATCCGAGGAGCACG GCTGCTCGTGATACCAGAAGGCAAGCACAATCTACACTTGCGCTTTGCAGAGGAATTCAACACAGAAGTGGAAAAATTCCTAGCAGAAGCCTGA